In the Paenibacillus pabuli genome, one interval contains:
- a CDS encoding Gfo/Idh/MocA family protein: MSKVYRIGIVGCGGIANGKHLPSLSKLENVELVAFCDIVPERAEEAKEKYGSAEAEVYTDYQELLKDESIDIVHVLTPNISHAEISIAALEAGKHVMCEKPMAKTSAEAQSMLEAAERTGKKLTIGYNNRFREDSLYLKKMCEAGDLGSIYFAKAHAIRRRAVPTWGVFLDEEKQGGGPLIDIGTHALDLTLWMMDNYKPKVVLGTTYHELSQKENAANAWGPWDPKKFSVEDSAFGMIVMENGATIMLESSWALNSLDVDEAKCSLSGTEAGADMKNGLRINGEKFSRLYTNEISLSADGVAFYDGKSESAPDVEMRKWIEAIEKDQEPVVTPKQALVVSQILEALYESARTGKAVYLNEQN, encoded by the coding sequence ATGAGTAAAGTGTACCGGATCGGAATTGTTGGATGTGGCGGGATTGCGAATGGCAAGCATCTGCCAAGTTTGAGCAAGCTTGAGAATGTTGAACTGGTTGCATTCTGTGATATCGTCCCTGAACGTGCTGAAGAAGCCAAAGAGAAATATGGCAGCGCCGAAGCCGAAGTATATACGGATTATCAGGAACTGCTGAAGGATGAGTCCATTGATATCGTTCATGTGCTCACTCCGAATATTTCGCATGCCGAAATCTCCATTGCTGCGCTTGAAGCCGGCAAACACGTGATGTGTGAAAAGCCGATGGCGAAGACATCTGCCGAAGCACAGAGCATGCTTGAAGCAGCTGAGCGTACAGGCAAAAAGCTGACCATTGGATACAATAACCGCTTCAGGGAAGACAGCCTATACCTGAAGAAAATGTGCGAAGCAGGCGACCTGGGATCGATTTATTTTGCCAAGGCACATGCGATTCGCAGAAGAGCCGTACCGACGTGGGGTGTTTTCCTTGATGAAGAAAAACAAGGCGGCGGACCGCTGATCGATATCGGCACACATGCACTGGACCTGACACTCTGGATGATGGATAATTACAAGCCAAAAGTGGTTCTGGGCACGACGTATCATGAGCTCTCCCAAAAGGAAAATGCTGCAAATGCATGGGGCCCGTGGGATCCGAAGAAATTCTCGGTTGAAGATTCGGCCTTCGGCATGATCGTTATGGAAAATGGGGCAACCATCATGCTGGAATCCAGCTGGGCGCTAAATTCCCTGGATGTGGATGAAGCGAAATGCAGCCTTAGCGGAACGGAAGCCGGAGCCGACATGAAGAACGGCCTGCGCATTAACGGTGAGAAATTCAGCCGTCTCTATACGAATGAGATCTCACTTAGTGCAGACGGAGTTGCCTTCTACGACGGGAAGTCGGAAAGTGCGCCAGATGTTGAGATGAGAAAATGGATTGAAGCTATCGAGAAGGATCAGGAGCCTGTAGTTACACCTAAACAAGCTCTGGTCGTATCGCAAATTCTCGAAGCTCTCTATGAATCTGCCCGTACGGGAAAAGCAGTGTACTTGAACGAGCAAAACTAA
- a CDS encoding AraC family transcriptional regulator: MNRYPFEKMLERQDLLERLDISIAWGHYEIRVLRFHLTSFPAGRIVDFHNHAEFEFHFIPRGKGKVILGDQMHSLSEGMLYLTGPGVVHYQEADSEEDMDELCLHVDIVEQPREDVDPWEAAESEETIAKLKALPLVPVHDYHRAMNCFLEAYEACDRKLIGYYTSIKQLVISILLRTVRAHDNGEIRVEAPERDMSMYRYEYAVQYMEANYSNAVTLEHVAEKLHISTRQLQRIFYQVQPGMPFSRVLEDIRLGAVCRNLEESNGSIEQIALVSGFTNANYLHAVFRKRLGMTPSAFRKMKQTKSKVRVNGYE, encoded by the coding sequence TTGAACCGATATCCTTTTGAAAAAATGCTTGAACGACAGGACCTCCTTGAGCGTTTGGATATATCCATTGCCTGGGGACATTACGAAATACGGGTTTTACGATTTCATCTGACGTCATTTCCGGCAGGTCGAATCGTTGATTTTCATAACCATGCGGAATTTGAATTTCATTTTATTCCGCGGGGCAAGGGGAAGGTCATTTTGGGAGATCAGATGCATTCCTTGTCCGAAGGCATGCTTTATTTGACCGGGCCTGGCGTCGTTCACTATCAGGAGGCCGATTCCGAAGAGGACATGGATGAACTATGTCTTCATGTGGATATTGTCGAGCAGCCCAGAGAGGATGTAGATCCGTGGGAAGCGGCAGAATCCGAGGAAACGATCGCCAAGCTCAAAGCGCTGCCCCTCGTTCCGGTGCATGATTATCACCGGGCCATGAACTGTTTTTTGGAAGCGTACGAAGCCTGTGATCGTAAACTGATCGGGTATTATACATCCATTAAACAGCTTGTGATCAGCATCCTGCTGAGAACGGTCCGTGCCCATGATAACGGCGAAATCCGGGTTGAAGCACCTGAGCGGGATATGTCCATGTACAGGTATGAATATGCGGTCCAGTATATGGAGGCCAACTATTCCAATGCCGTAACACTGGAACATGTGGCAGAGAAGCTACATATCAGCACCAGACAGCTGCAGCGGATATTTTATCAGGTGCAGCCGGGCATGCCGTTCAGCCGTGTGCTGGAAGATATTCGCCTTGGCGCGGTATGCCGCAATCTGGAGGAGAGCAATGGATCGATTGAACAAATTGCACTTGTCTCTGGTTTTACCAATGCCAACTACTTGCATGCCGTTTTCCGCAAGCGTCTGGGGATGACCCCGTCCGCTTTTCGGAAGATGAAACAAACCAAATCAAAAGTGAGGGTGAATGGATATGAGTAA
- a CDS encoding Gfo/Idh/MocA family protein: MTIRIGKISMWHVHAWDYIKQAQEHEDTEIAAVWDDNAQRGKEAAERLNVPYFSSLEEMLAQKDIDAVIVDAPTRDHQDVITVAARAGKHIFTEKVIASTVQEVNAILAEVRELGVKMTVSLPRLNDGYTLTIQDVLQQGLLGKVTYVRVRLSHNGAIADWLPQHFYNLEECQGGAMIDLGCHPMYLTRLFLGQEVTGVNANFGYVTGKEVEDNAVATLFTDSGAIGVVEAGFVNSHSPFTIEVHGTEGTLLYGTPDDRLLIRTNAGTEAVKEWTELPLLEKRESAFSQWVSHIQNDSLAAENLQIAAELTRLMEAANTSAKEGRRISLSDLQG; this comes from the coding sequence GTGACCATTCGAATTGGTAAAATAAGCATGTGGCATGTGCACGCATGGGATTATATCAAGCAAGCCCAGGAACATGAGGACACTGAAATTGCAGCAGTTTGGGATGACAATGCCCAGCGCGGCAAGGAAGCTGCAGAACGACTGAATGTCCCCTACTTTTCATCTCTTGAAGAGATGCTGGCACAGAAGGATATTGACGCCGTTATTGTGGACGCACCTACCCGTGACCACCAGGACGTCATCACCGTCGCTGCAAGAGCAGGTAAACATATTTTCACAGAAAAAGTCATTGCTTCAACGGTACAAGAGGTGAATGCAATTCTGGCTGAAGTCCGCGAGCTGGGAGTCAAAATGACGGTATCCTTGCCTCGTCTGAATGACGGGTACACGTTAACCATCCAGGATGTGCTTCAGCAAGGTTTGTTGGGAAAAGTGACTTATGTCCGGGTTCGCCTGTCTCATAACGGAGCGATAGCAGACTGGCTGCCTCAGCACTTTTATAACTTGGAGGAATGCCAGGGAGGTGCTATGATTGACCTGGGGTGCCATCCGATGTATTTAACCAGACTGTTCCTGGGTCAGGAAGTGACAGGCGTGAATGCCAATTTCGGTTATGTCACAGGCAAAGAGGTAGAAGATAATGCAGTTGCCACCTTGTTTACGGATTCTGGAGCGATCGGTGTGGTTGAAGCCGGTTTTGTGAACAGTCACTCTCCATTTACCATTGAAGTTCATGGAACGGAAGGAACCTTGCTGTACGGGACGCCTGACGACAGGCTGCTGATCCGAACCAATGCGGGTACAGAGGCGGTTAAGGAATGGACTGAGCTTCCGTTGCTGGAGAAAAGAGAAAGCGCATTCAGTCAGTGGGTTTCTCATATTCAGAACGATTCCTTGGCTGCTGAGAATCTTCAGATTGCCGCCGAGCTGACACGCCTGATGGAAGCTGCCAACACCTCTGCCAAGGAAGGACGCAGGATCTCCCTCAGTGATTTGCAAGGTTAG